One window of Rhinolophus ferrumequinum isolate MPI-CBG mRhiFer1 chromosome 26, mRhiFer1_v1.p, whole genome shotgun sequence genomic DNA carries:
- the RNF133 gene encoding E3 ubiquitin-protein ligase RNF133, which produces MNLLKTGTQRATPASSWLVTFSVLWLGSQNCCRASAVWTAYMNITFHVGHRVLSELGETGVFGRSSTLKRLVGVIVLPEGKTQNACSPNTNFSRPQNSKTWLALVERGSCPFTQKIKVAVEKGASGVIIYNFPGTGNQVFPMTHQAFEDTVVVMIGNLKGTEILHLIQKGVHVTVMVEVGRKHIIWMNHYFVSFVIVTTATLAYFVFYHIRRVWVARSQNRRWQRLATNLKMAFGQLELRVLKERDEEVGPHGDSCVVCFELYKPNDTVRVLTCKHFFHKNCIDPWILAHGTCPMCKCDILKALGIQVDVEDGRESLQVLMSDELPGIVSPREEETNNELPAARRLDKVTHVEEAREEHPTSPNASPSNAGAAV; this is translated from the coding sequence atgaatcTCCTCAAGACTGGCACTCAGAGAGCCACGCCGGCATCCTCCTGGCTCGTGACATTCAGTGTTCTGTGGCTTGGTAGTCAGAACTGCTGCAGAGCCAGCGCAGTTTGGACTGCGTACATGAACATCACCTTTCATGTGGGGCATCGCGTGCTGTCAGAGTTGGGGGAAACGGGAGTCTTTGGAAGAAGCTCCACTTTGAAGAGACTGGTGGGGGTGATTGTGCTGCCAGAGGGAAAAACGCAAAATGCATGCAGTCCCAACACCAATTTCAGCAGGCCACAGAACTCCAAGACGTGGCTGGCGCTTGTGGAGCGGGGCAGCTGTCCCTTCACACAGAAAATCAAGGTGGCCGTTGAGAAGGGAGCCAGTGGAGTGATCATCTATAACTTCCCGGGGACTGGCAACCAGGTGTTTCCCATGACTCATCAGGCGTTTGAAGACACCGTTGTGGTGATGATTGGCAACCTGAAAGGCACAGAGATTCTGCACCTAATTCAGAAGGGCGTTCACGTGACCGTCATGGTTGAGGTGGGGAGAAAACACATCATCTGGATGAATCACTATTTTGTCTCCTTTGTGATTGTCACGACCGCTACTTTAGCGTATTTCGTCTTTTATCATATCCGAAGAGTTTGGGTAGCAAGGAGTCAGAACAGGAGGTGGCAGCGATTAGCAACCAATCTGAAGATGGCATTTGGCCAGCTCGAGCTCCGGGTCCTGAAAGAGAGGGATGAGGAAGTAGGTCCACACGGAGATAGCTGTGTAGTTTGCTTTGAACTCTATAAGCCTAATGATACAGTTCGCGTTCTGACCTGTAAACATTTCTTCCACAAGAATTGCATTGACCCCTGGATTCTAGCCCATGGGACATGCCCCATGTGCAAATGTGACATTCTTAAAGCGTTGGGGATTCAAGTAGATGTTGAAGATGGAAGAGAATCGTTGCAAGTCCTCATGTCAGATGAATTGCCTGGTATCGTATCACCCCGCGAAGAGGAGACAAATAATGAACTTCCTGCTGCCAGAAGGTTAGATAAAGTGACCCATGTGGAGGAGGCGAGGGAGGAGCACCCCACTTCTCCGAATGCCAGCCCGTCTAATGCAGGAGCAGCAGTTTGA
- the RNF148 gene encoding RING finger protein 148 codes for MSLLGITPSPHSSVSSRLLRLSIFLLLGLPDSKGKAIWTAYLNITFQVGNRVVSDLGESGVFGNHSPLERVSGAVALPEGWNQNACNPMTNFSRPEQADSWLALIERGGCTFTHKINVAAEKGANGVIIYNYPGTGNKVFPMSHQGAANIVAVMIGNLKGMQLLYLIQKGVHVTVVIEVGRVHMPWLSHYVMSLFTFLAATVAYLFLYCAWRPRAPNASIRRRRHIKADVKKAISRLQLRVLQEGDKELEPNEDSCVVCFDMYKPQDVVRVLTCKHFFHKACIDPWLLAHRTCPMCKCDILKT; via the coding sequence ATGAGCCTACTGGGAATTACTCCTTCACCTCATAGTTCTGTTTCATCTCGACTATTGAGGCTTagcatctttcttctgcttggcCTTCCAGACTCAAAAGGAAAAGCCATTTGGACAGCCTACCTGAATATAACGTTTCAGGTGGGAAATCGGGTTGTATCAGATTTAGGAGAGAGTGGAGTGTTCGGGAATCATTCTCCTCTGGAAAGGGTGTCTGGTGCAGTGGCACTTCCTGAAGGATGGAATCAGAACGCTTGTAATCCGATGACTAATTTCAGCAGGCCTGAACAGGCAGATTCTTGGCTGGCCCTTATTGAACGGGGAGGCTGTACTTTTACACATAAAATCAATGTGGCCGCAGAGAAGGGAGCAAATGGTGTGATCATCTATAACTATCCAGGTACGGGCAACAAAGTCTTTCCCATGTCTCACCAGGGGGCGGCAAATATAGTCGCAGTGATGATAGGCAACTTGAAAGGCATGCAGCTTTTGTACTTGATTCAGAAGGGGGTCCATGTGACCGTCGTCATTGAGGTGGGCAGAGTGCACATGCCCTGGTTGAGCCATTATGTCATGTCTCTGTTTACCTTCCTGGCTGCCACGGTTGCCTACCTTTTCTTGTACTGTGCCTGGAGACCTAGAGCGCCCAATGCTTCCATCAGAAGGCGAAGACACATAAAAGCAGATGTGAAGAAAGCTATTAGTCGGCTTCAACTGCGAGTGCTCCAAGAAGGGGATAAGGAACTAGAGCCAAATGAAGATAGTTGTGTTGTTTGCTTTGACATGTACAAACCCCAAGATGTTGTTCGTGTTCTAacttgcaaacattttttccatAAGGCGTGCATTGACCCCTGGCTGTTAGCCCATAGGACATGCCCCATGTGCAAATGTGACATTTTGAAAACTTAA